Proteins from one Blattabacterium cuenoti genomic window:
- the cysK gene encoding cysteine synthase A, producing the protein MKVDSILQTIGNTPHVRLKKLYPNHKVWIKLEKNNPGGSIKDRIALSMIEDAEQKKIIQQGDIIIEPTSGNTGIGLSMVCSVKGYRLILVMPESMSLERRKLFSIFGAKFVLTPKEKGMKGAIKKAEELIDIIPNSWMPKQFDNISNINIHKNTTAQEIIKAFPDGIDYFITGVGTGGHITGIGEILKNKFSNIKIFSVEPLESPVIFGGTPHPHSLQGLGAGFIPSILNKKILDGTFLVSKEEAFSFVRKIAKKEGILVGISTGAVLSAINKQLPQFSEKSIILTFNYDTGERYLSVENLFF; encoded by the coding sequence ATGAAAGTTGATAGTATTTTACAAACTATTGGAAATACCCCCCATGTTCGTCTTAAAAAATTGTATCCTAATCATAAAGTTTGGATAAAATTAGAAAAAAATAATCCAGGAGGAAGTATCAAAGATAGAATTGCTTTATCTATGATTGAAGATGCAGAACAAAAAAAAATAATTCAACAAGGAGATATTATTATAGAACCAACGTCTGGTAATACAGGAATTGGATTATCTATGGTTTGTTCTGTAAAAGGTTATCGTTTGATTTTAGTTATGCCAGAATCTATGAGTCTTGAAAGAAGAAAATTATTTTCTATTTTTGGAGCAAAATTTGTTTTAACTCCAAAAGAAAAAGGAATGAAAGGAGCTATTAAAAAAGCAGAAGAACTTATTGATATTATTCCTAATTCATGGATGCCAAAACAATTTGATAATATATCTAATATTAATATTCATAAAAATACAACTGCACAAGAAATTATAAAAGCATTTCCTGATGGAATAGATTATTTTATTACAGGAGTTGGAACTGGAGGTCATATAACTGGAATAGGAGAAATATTAAAAAATAAATTTTCAAATATAAAAATTTTTTCTGTAGAACCATTGGAATCTCCTGTTATATTTGGAGGTACACCACATCCACATTCTTTACAAGGATTAGGTGCAGGATTTATTCCTTCTATTTTAAATAAAAAAATATTAGATGGAACTTTTTTAGTTTCTAAAGAAGAAGCTTTTTCTTTTGTTCGAAAAATAGCAAAAAAAGAAGGGATTCTTGTTGGAATATCTACAGGAGCAGTTTTATCTGCTATAAATAAACAATTACCTCAATTTTCTGAAAAATCTATAATATTAACGTTTAATTATGATACTGGAGAAAGATATCTTTCAGTTGAAAATCTTTTTTTTTAA
- a CDS encoding metal-dependent hydrolase encodes MKITFFTHNTFLLKINNKYLLIDPFFSGNPFFEKKDYIKYINNIKKLDYILITHAHYDHVCDVEFFAKKFHNVLVISNYEIANYFERKGIKTYGINYGSFIFFPFGKLKYVWAAHSSVFSDGTYGGNPGGFLLHTNEGNLYISGDTSLMYEMKIIPNFGPLNISILPIGGRYTMDIEEAIIASNFLKCKKILGVHYNTFQEIQINKNEAKKSFYKKGKELILLELGEFIYI; translated from the coding sequence ATGAAAATAACTTTTTTTACTCATAATACATTTTTATTAAAAATAAATAATAAATATTTATTAATAGATCCTTTTTTTTCTGGTAATCCTTTTTTTGAAAAAAAAGATTATATAAAATATATTAATAATATAAAAAAATTAGATTATATACTTATTACTCATGCACATTATGATCATGTATGTGATGTTGAATTTTTTGCAAAAAAATTTCATAATGTTTTAGTAATTTCTAATTATGAAATTGCTAATTATTTTGAAAGAAAAGGAATAAAGACATATGGAATTAATTATGGTTCTTTTATTTTTTTTCCTTTTGGAAAATTAAAATATGTTTGGGCGGCTCATTCTAGTGTTTTTTCTGATGGAACTTATGGAGGAAATCCTGGTGGATTTTTATTACATACAAATGAAGGTAATTTATATATATCTGGAGATACATCATTAATGTATGAAATGAAAATTATTCCTAATTTTGGTCCATTAAATATTTCTATATTACCAATAGGAGGTAGATATACTATGGATATAGAAGAAGCTATTATTGCTTCAAATTTTTTAAAATGTAAAAAAATATTAGGAGTACATTATAATACTTTTCAAGAGATTCAAATAAATAAAAATGAAGCTAAAAAAAGTTTTTATAAAAAAGGAAAAGAATTAATTTTATTAGAACTTGGAGAGTTTATATATATATAA
- a CDS encoding NADP-dependent isocitrate dehydrogenase: MKKIKVHNPIVEMDGDEMARIIWKDIKKYFIFPYLDINIIYFDLGIKNRNITNDQITIDAANAIKKYNVGIKCATITPDENRMKEFHLKKMWKSPNGTIRNIINGTIFREPIIINNIPRIIKNWKKPICIARHAYADQYKAIDFLIKEKGDLYIYFIPDNNKNQSQKFKIHHFIGPGIAMGMYNTDKSIYGFAHSCFNYSIYKKWPLFLSTKNTILKEYDGRYKKIFQNLYENEYKSKFENLKITYEHRLIDDMIAQTIKSNGGFIWACKNYDGDVQSDCIAQGFGSLGMMTSILMTPDGKTLESEAAHGTITRHYRLYQKGQKTYTNPIASIFSWTRGLKHRAFLDKNKDLKHFSEKIEKACINFIESGKMTKDLFQIMNKNQKKQNYLDTKTFFKELKLFFDKII; encoded by the coding sequence ATGAAAAAAATAAAAGTACATAATCCTATAGTAGAAATGGATGGAGATGAAATGGCTAGAATTATATGGAAAGATATTAAAAAATATTTTATTTTTCCTTATTTAGATATAAATATTATATATTTTGATTTAGGAATAAAAAATAGAAATATTACTAATGATCAAATAACTATAGATGCTGCTAATGCTATAAAAAAATATAATGTTGGAATTAAATGTGCAACAATAACTCCAGATGAAAATAGAATGAAAGAATTTCATTTAAAAAAAATGTGGAAATCTCCGAATGGAACTATACGAAATATTATTAATGGAACTATATTTAGAGAACCTATTATAATTAATAATATACCTCGTATAATAAAAAATTGGAAAAAACCTATATGTATAGCTCGACATGCTTATGCCGATCAATATAAAGCAATAGATTTTTTAATTAAAGAAAAAGGTGATTTATATATTTATTTTATTCCAGATAATAATAAAAATCAATCTCAAAAATTTAAAATACATCATTTTATAGGTCCTGGAATTGCTATGGGAATGTATAATACAGATAAATCTATCTATGGATTTGCTCATTCTTGTTTTAATTATTCTATATATAAAAAATGGCCTTTATTTCTATCTACAAAAAATACTATATTAAAAGAATATGATGGTAGATATAAAAAAATATTTCAAAATTTATATGAAAATGAATATAAATCTAAATTTGAAAATTTAAAAATTACTTATGAACATCGTTTAATAGATGATATGATCGCACAAACGATAAAATCTAATGGAGGATTTATATGGGCTTGTAAAAACTATGATGGAGATGTTCAATCTGATTGCATTGCTCAAGGATTTGGTTCATTAGGAATGATGACTTCAATTTTAATGACTCCAGATGGAAAAACTTTAGAATCTGAAGCGGCTCATGGAACTATAACTAGACATTATAGATTATATCAAAAAGGACAAAAAACTTATACAAATCCTATTGCTTCCATTTTTTCTTGGACTAGAGGACTTAAACATCGTGCCTTTTTAGATAAAAATAAAGATTTAAAACATTTTTCTGAAAAAATAGAAAAAGCATGTATTAATTTCATAGAATCTGGAAAAATGACTAAAGATTTATTTCAAATAATGAATAAAAATCAAAAAAAACAAAATTATTTAGATACAAAAACATTTTTTAAAGAATTAAAATTATTTTTTGATAAAATAATATGA
- a CDS encoding serine O-acetyltransferase, which produces MLDFLNTIFKNNKKRNHFPSKKKSEDFVESLFNFLFIPDQIIINNTFLLEKYYNKLKYFLYEIFIELNFDKKNSEDLSKKFFEKIPNIYKTLIIDAYAILESDPAATVIEEIFISYPGFFATALYRIAHQLWIQNIPIIPRLITEYAHSKTGVDIHASAKIGSSFAIDHGTGIVIGSSTKIGDKVKIYQGVTLGAISVNKKLSNKKRHPTIEDKVTIYAGATILGGETIIGHDSVIGGNVWLTKSIPPFSIVYQKSEIKMRNNSTFPDPINFMI; this is translated from the coding sequence ATGTTAGATTTTTTAAATACAATATTTAAAAATAATAAAAAAAGAAATCATTTTCCTAGTAAAAAAAAGTCTGAAGACTTTGTGGAATCTTTATTTAATTTTTTATTTATTCCAGATCAAATTATTATTAATAATACATTTTTATTAGAAAAATATTACAATAAATTAAAATATTTTTTATATGAAATTTTTATTGAATTAAATTTTGATAAAAAAAATTCTGAAGATCTTTCTAAAAAATTTTTTGAAAAAATTCCTAATATCTATAAAACATTAATAATAGATGCTTATGCTATATTAGAATCTGATCCAGCCGCAACAGTTATAGAAGAAATTTTTATTTCTTATCCTGGTTTTTTTGCTACTGCATTATATAGAATAGCTCATCAATTATGGATTCAAAATATTCCAATTATTCCTAGATTAATTACAGAATATGCACATAGTAAAACAGGAGTAGATATTCATGCATCTGCAAAAATAGGAAGTTCTTTCGCAATTGATCATGGAACAGGAATAGTTATAGGATCTAGTACAAAAATAGGAGATAAAGTAAAAATATATCAAGGAGTTACTCTAGGAGCTATTTCTGTAAATAAAAAATTATCAAATAAAAAACGTCATCCTACTATAGAAGATAAAGTTACTATTTATGCTGGAGCTACTATTTTAGGTGGAGAAACTATAATAGGTCATGATAGTGTTATTGGAGGTAATGTTTGGTTAACAAAAAGTATTCCACCTTTTTCTATAGTGTATCAAAAAAGTGAAATAAAAATGAGAAATAATAGTACTTTTCCTGATCCTATTAATTTTATGATATAA
- the menB gene encoding 1,4-dihydroxy-2-naphthoyl-CoA synthase — translation MNYTSKIDWIPIKKYKDILFLFWEGISKIIINRPWCHNAFRVETVDEMINAINICYNRKDIDILIITGYGDKSFCSGGDQKTRGLGGYLDKDGVTKLNILDFYKKIREIPKPVIAMVNGYSIGGGHVLHVVCDLTIASDNAIFSQVGPKVGSFDGGFGCSYLARHIGQKKTREMWFLCKKYTAKEALKMGLINKVVNKNELEKETIKWCKIIQKRSAMSLRMIKRCLNAELDGQHGLMQLAGDATLMFYLMEESQEGKKAFLEKRDPNFKKFKKFL, via the coding sequence ATGAATTATACATCTAAAATAGATTGGATCCCAATCAAAAAATACAAAGATATTTTATTTCTTTTTTGGGAAGGAATATCTAAAATAATAATAAATAGACCATGGTGTCATAATGCATTTCGTGTAGAAACAGTTGATGAAATGATAAATGCAATAAACATATGTTATAATCGAAAAGATATAGATATTCTAATTATAACAGGATATGGAGATAAATCTTTTTGTTCTGGAGGAGATCAAAAAACAAGAGGATTAGGAGGATATTTAGATAAAGATGGAGTTACAAAATTAAATATATTAGATTTTTACAAAAAAATAAGAGAAATTCCAAAACCTGTTATAGCTATGGTAAATGGTTATTCTATAGGAGGAGGACATGTATTACATGTTGTTTGTGATTTAACTATTGCATCTGATAATGCTATATTTAGTCAAGTTGGACCAAAAGTTGGTTCTTTTGATGGAGGATTTGGATGTTCTTATTTAGCTCGTCATATTGGTCAAAAAAAAACACGAGAAATGTGGTTTTTATGTAAAAAATATACAGCAAAAGAAGCATTAAAAATGGGATTAATAAATAAAGTTGTAAATAAAAATGAATTAGAAAAAGAAACCATAAAATGGTGTAAAATAATACAAAAAAGAAGTGCAATGTCTTTAAGAATGATAAAAAGATGTTTAAATGCGGAATTAGATGGACAACATGGATTAATGCAATTAGCAGGAGATGCTACTTTAATGTTTTATTTAATGGAAGAATCTCAAGAAGGTAAAAAAGCTTTTTTAGAAAAAAGGGATCCTAATTTTAAAAAATTTAAAAAATTTTTATGA
- a CDS encoding 2-hydroxyacid dehydrogenase yields the protein MIKRILILEKNHPFIIYTLKKKGFICDENYHDSYDKMNLSIYDGIVLRSRLKIDNKFIKKAKNLKFIARIGSGTENIDKDYAFKKGITLISSPEGNKDAVAEHAIGMLLCLMNHIIRSNHQIQKGKWYREKNRGKEIMKKTIGIIGYGNTGKSFAKKLSGFNAKILCYDILPNIGDTYAKQVHMNKIFQKSDVISLHVPYTKKTKGMINYNFIKRFSKPFYLINTSRGGCIITNHLVKALKNGKIYGACLDVLEYENSSFENIFNKNTLPKSFFYLIHSDQVILTPHIAGWTKESKYKMDKKIVEKIILLNKKLNLKNNYKKY from the coding sequence ATGATTAAAAGAATATTAATTTTAGAAAAAAATCATCCTTTTATTATATATACATTAAAAAAAAAAGGATTTATTTGTGACGAAAATTATCATGATTCATACGATAAAATGAATCTTTCTATATATGATGGAATTGTTTTAAGAAGTAGATTAAAAATAGATAATAAATTTATTAAAAAAGCTAAAAATTTAAAATTTATAGCAAGAATTGGATCTGGTACAGAAAATATAGATAAAGATTATGCTTTTAAAAAAGGTATTACTTTAATTTCTTCTCCAGAAGGAAATAAAGATGCCGTAGCAGAACATGCAATAGGAATGCTTTTATGTTTAATGAATCATATTATTCGTTCTAATCATCAAATACAAAAAGGAAAATGGTATAGAGAAAAAAATAGAGGAAAAGAAATTATGAAAAAAACAATAGGAATTATTGGATATGGAAATACTGGAAAATCTTTTGCTAAAAAACTTTCTGGATTTAATGCTAAAATATTATGTTATGATATATTACCTAATATTGGAGATACTTATGCTAAACAAGTTCATATGAATAAAATATTTCAAAAATCAGATGTAATTAGTTTACATGTACCTTATACAAAAAAAACAAAAGGAATGATTAATTATAATTTTATAAAAAGGTTTTCTAAACCTTTTTATTTAATAAATACTTCTCGTGGTGGATGTATTATTACAAATCATTTAGTTAAAGCATTAAAAAATGGAAAAATCTATGGAGCATGTTTAGATGTATTAGAATATGAAAATTCATCTTTTGAAAATATTTTTAATAAAAATACACTTCCAAAAAGTTTTTTTTATCTTATTCATTCTGATCAAGTTATATTAACTCCACATATTGCTGGATGGACTAAAGAATCGAAATATAAAATGGATAAAAAAATTGTAGAAAAAATTATTTTATTAAATAAAAAACTTAATTTAAAAAATAATTATAAAAAATATTAA
- a CDS encoding acyl-CoA synthetase family protein, with the protein MIKYGIWIDFSSKNVLNNIFNDFKYFKENLEWKNSILSFLKNWYNNESTLTIFSSGTTGIPKKFFFKKKFFFKRAITTVKFLKLKKKGIKGLFCLSPNFIASKMFLIRAIIFKWKIYCIPPSSNPLKNIKEYFDITSMVPMQVFFSLKYLKYIKMILIGGGEISNFLEKKLQNISTICYSTYGMTETLGNIAIRKINGFNKSIYYKSFKDIHLSIDKRNCLKIFFSYSMDSFIKTNDIVSMKSNNEFLWIGRYDNIINSGGIKIIPELIEKNISFFIPIHKRFFISSIKDKIFGEKIVLIIEGPPFQLKIPENIFNEKNKFYKPKNIFFIPSFIETTLGKFNRKKIMKKLIKKMKI; encoded by the coding sequence ATGATAAAATATGGAATCTGGATAGATTTTTCTTCTAAAAATGTATTAAATAATATTTTTAATGATTTTAAATATTTTAAAGAAAATTTAGAATGGAAGAATTCTATTTTATCTTTTTTAAAGAATTGGTATAATAATGAATCTACATTAACTATTTTTAGTTCTGGAACAACAGGTATTCCTAAAAAATTTTTTTTTAAAAAAAAATTTTTTTTTAAAAGAGCTATAACAACTGTAAAATTTTTAAAATTAAAAAAAAAAGGAATTAAAGGATTGTTTTGTTTATCTCCAAATTTTATAGCATCTAAAATGTTTTTAATACGTGCTATTATTTTTAAGTGGAAAATTTATTGTATTCCTCCATCATCTAATCCTTTAAAAAATATTAAAGAATATTTTGATATTACATCAATGGTTCCTATGCAAGTTTTTTTTAGTCTTAAATATTTAAAATATATTAAAATGATTTTGATAGGAGGAGGAGAAATATCTAATTTTTTAGAGAAAAAATTACAAAATATTTCTACAATTTGTTATTCAACTTATGGAATGACAGAAACTTTAGGTAATATAGCTATAAGAAAAATTAATGGATTTAATAAATCTATTTATTATAAATCATTTAAAGATATTCATTTAAGTATAGATAAAAGAAATTGTTTAAAAATTTTTTTTTCATATTCTATGGATTCTTTTATAAAAACAAATGATATTGTTTCTATGAAATCCAATAATGAATTTTTATGGATAGGAAGATATGATAATATTATTAATAGTGGAGGAATTAAAATTATTCCTGAATTAATAGAAAAAAATATTAGTTTTTTTATTCCTATTCATAAAAGATTTTTTATTTCTTCAATAAAAGATAAAATTTTTGGAGAAAAAATAGTATTAATTATTGAAGGGCCTCCTTTTCAATTGAAAATTCCAGAAAATATTTTTAATGAAAAAAATAAATTTTATAAACCAAAAAATATTTTTTTTATTCCTAGTTTTATAGAAACAACATTAGGAAAATTTAATAGAAAAAAAATTATGAAAAAATTAATTAAAAAAATGAAAATATAA
- the menA gene encoding 1,4-dihydroxy-2-naphthoate octaprenyltransferase, translating to MKIKYWIYASRLYTLPLSFSGITLSFLISKSRVKNSNFTIYILCIITALLLQILSNFSNDYGDSITGVDNSKRIGPKRTIQSGLISLLEMKIAIYLFSILSFLSGILLIYKSISYKNFFLFLFYIIGIIICIYSSIKYSIGPYPYGYIVGMGDLFVFIFFGLCSVIGSYFLYTHTLHMDIFLLSLSIGLLNVSVLNINNMRDMDNDYENGKYTMAGYLGMKKAKIYHIISILISILLGVFFIFLNQKTIYQWIFFILIVIFLIFHIKRIIFLSKKNLFNLEIKRLILIVFLYGLSIGISNFL from the coding sequence ATGAAAATAAAATATTGGATTTATGCATCTCGTTTATATACTTTACCTTTATCTTTTTCTGGAATAACCTTAAGTTTTTTAATATCTAAATCTAGAGTAAAAAATAGTAATTTTACTATATATATTTTATGTATTATTACAGCTTTATTATTGCAAATATTATCTAATTTTTCTAATGATTATGGTGATAGTATAACAGGGGTCGATAATTCTAAAAGAATAGGACCTAAAAGAACAATTCAATCTGGATTAATTTCTTTATTAGAAATGAAAATAGCTATTTACTTATTTTCTATACTTTCTTTTTTATCAGGTATATTACTAATATATAAAAGTATTTCATATAAAAATTTTTTTCTTTTTTTATTTTATATTATAGGAATTATTATTTGTATTTATAGTTCTATTAAATATTCTATTGGACCATATCCTTATGGATATATAGTAGGAATGGGAGATTTATTTGTTTTTATTTTTTTTGGATTATGTTCGGTAATAGGAAGTTATTTTTTATATACACATACTTTACATATGGATATTTTTTTATTATCTTTATCTATAGGATTATTAAATGTATCTGTTTTAAATATTAATAATATGAGAGATATGGATAATGATTATGAAAATGGAAAATATACTATGGCAGGGTATTTAGGTATGAAAAAAGCAAAAATATATCATATAATTTCTATATTAATTTCCATTTTATTAGGAGTATTTTTTATTTTTTTAAATCAAAAAACTATTTATCAATGGATTTTTTTTATATTAATTGTTATTTTTTTAATTTTTCATATTAAAAGAATAATTTTTTTATCAAAAAAAAATTTATTTAATTTAGAAATAAAAAGACTAATTTTAATAGTTTTTTTATATGGATTAAGTATAGGAATTAGTAATTTTTTATAA
- a CDS encoding diflavin oxidoreductase: MLSESNKKIFIKLIKESSREEIIWMYGYMSGLFPKDKCFFDILKNKKEKITLVYGTETGNAKSLAFDIYKKFQKKELKINLINLDQYNLKNLEKENYLLIIISTHGEGEPPFSAKNFFNFIKNNTKIYLKKLKYSVLALGDKSYSHFCQAGIDVDKYLYNIGAIRIIPLYKCDIDYKEKAYKWFYEILNFFQNKKDIENKKRIICGKIFNKILLSDQKREYNKNKEVYHIEISCQNEIKYNPGDAIGIFPENSSNQTYDIINFFLKNKKIELKQKEYKKIYNLFKKKFNIFCLSNNFLNKYSLLSDQENIPYDRKWNLIDLLKEFPIKRKYSLKNLIKIMECIKPRLYSISSSHKVHYNKIHITVSRHSFQLNGETVFGYCSDFLSKLKKGDELFFFIYNNKLFKLPKNLDKDIILIGPGTGIAPFRSFLYEREYMGATGRNWLFFGDQHFSTDFLYKKEIQTWKKKGILNNVSLSFSRDQKNKIYVQDKIWENRIEFFSWIQNGAYIYVCGKKDPMSIDIEKMIYHIIEEVGKCNPEFFIKEMKKNGRYLKDVY; this comes from the coding sequence ATGTTATCTGAATCAAATAAAAAAATATTTATTAAATTAATAAAAGAATCTTCTCGAGAAGAAATTATTTGGATGTATGGATATATGTCAGGATTATTTCCTAAGGATAAATGTTTTTTTGATATTTTAAAAAATAAAAAAGAAAAAATTACATTAGTTTATGGAACAGAAACAGGAAATGCTAAAAGTTTAGCTTTTGATATTTATAAAAAATTTCAAAAAAAAGAATTAAAGATAAATTTAATAAATTTAGATCAATATAATTTAAAAAATTTAGAAAAAGAAAATTATTTATTAATAATAATTAGTACACATGGAGAAGGAGAGCCTCCTTTTTCTGCAAAAAATTTTTTTAATTTTATTAAAAATAATACAAAAATTTATTTAAAAAAATTGAAATATAGTGTATTAGCATTAGGAGATAAATCTTATTCTCATTTTTGTCAAGCTGGAATAGATGTAGATAAATATTTATATAATATAGGAGCAATTAGAATTATTCCATTATATAAATGTGATATTGATTATAAAGAAAAAGCATATAAATGGTTTTATGAAATTTTAAATTTTTTTCAAAATAAAAAAGATATAGAAAATAAAAAACGTATAATATGTGGAAAAATTTTTAATAAAATACTTTTAAGTGATCAAAAAAGAGAATATAATAAAAATAAAGAAGTTTATCATATTGAAATTTCTTGTCAAAATGAAATTAAATATAACCCAGGTGATGCTATAGGAATATTTCCTGAAAATTCTTCAAATCAAACATATGATATTATAAATTTTTTTTTAAAAAATAAAAAAATTGAATTAAAACAAAAAGAATATAAAAAAATATATAATCTTTTTAAAAAAAAATTTAATATTTTTTGTTTATCAAATAATTTTTTAAATAAATATTCTTTATTATCTGATCAAGAAAATATACCTTATGATCGTAAATGGAATCTTATTGATCTTTTAAAAGAATTTCCGATAAAAAGGAAATATTCATTAAAAAATTTAATAAAAATAATGGAATGTATAAAACCCAGATTATATTCTATTTCTTCTTCTCATAAAGTTCATTATAATAAAATACATATTACTGTATCCCGTCATAGTTTTCAATTAAATGGAGAAACTGTATTTGGATATTGTTCTGATTTTTTGTCAAAATTAAAAAAAGGTGATGAATTATTCTTTTTTATTTATAATAATAAATTATTTAAATTACCAAAAAATTTAGATAAAGATATAATTCTTATTGGTCCTGGAACTGGAATAGCTCCTTTTCGTTCTTTTTTATATGAAAGAGAATATATGGGAGCTACAGGAAGAAATTGGTTATTTTTTGGAGATCAACATTTTTCTACAGATTTTTTATATAAAAAAGAAATTCAAACTTGGAAAAAAAAAGGAATTCTTAATAATGTAAGTCTTTCTTTTTCAAGAGATCAAAAAAATAAAATATATGTACAAGATAAAATATGGGAAAATCGTATAGAATTTTTTTCATGGATCCAAAATGGAGCATATATTTATGTTTGTGGTAAAAAAGATCCTATGAGTATAGATATTGAAAAAATGATTTATCATATAATAGAAGAAGTAGGAAAATGTAATCCAGAATTTTTTATAAAAGAAATGAAAAAAAATGGAAGATATTTAAAAGATGTATATTAA
- a CDS encoding enolase C-terminal domain-like protein: protein MSNSYRVFSNNIVWFIILKKNNKIGIGECNPLLDKLCLINFNQFEKELKNILKKVFFLKKIEMYYYYKYISYSSIFFGLEQAFLSLKNQFPILYNSSFTNGKQGIPINDLIWINDFKNKNNVIKKIKKKIFEGFLFLKIKISFNLFDYQYSILKKIKKKYPFIKIRVDANGCFDKTTKYLYYINKLYDLNIIHSIEQPIISGNWKKMSKICKESKLPIALDEELEGIFKLKNKKKLLDIINPQYLVLKPSVNGGFYGCKEWILEANKRNIKWCISSSLESNIGINAISQWTFIINKKYGYKNCNHGLNTGILYINNWISSLEIKKGKIWYNPFLKWNIFF, encoded by the coding sequence ATGTCTAACTCTTATAGAGTTTTTTCTAATAATATTGTTTGGTTTATTATTTTAAAAAAAAATAATAAAATAGGAATAGGAGAATGTAATCCATTATTAGATAAATTATGTTTAATAAATTTTAATCAATTTGAAAAAGAATTAAAAAATATTCTAAAAAAAGTTTTTTTTTTAAAAAAAATAGAAATGTATTACTATTATAAATATATTTCATATTCATCTATTTTTTTTGGATTAGAACAAGCATTTTTAAGTTTAAAAAATCAATTTCCTATATTATATAATTCTTCATTTACTAATGGTAAACAAGGTATTCCTATAAATGATTTAATATGGATTAATGATTTTAAAAATAAAAATAATGTTATAAAAAAAATAAAAAAAAAAATTTTTGAAGGATTTTTATTTTTAAAAATAAAAATTAGTTTTAATCTTTTTGATTATCAATATTCAATTTTAAAAAAAATAAAAAAAAAATATCCTTTTATAAAAATACGTGTAGATGCAAATGGTTGTTTTGATAAAACAACAAAATATTTATATTATATAAATAAACTTTATGATTTAAATATAATTCATTCAATAGAACAACCTATTATATCTGGAAATTGGAAAAAAATGTCAAAAATATGTAAAGAATCAAAATTACCTATAGCATTAGATGAAGAATTAGAAGGAATTTTTAAATTAAAAAATAAAAAAAAATTATTAGATATTATTAATCCTCAATATTTAGTTTTAAAACCTAGTGTAAATGGAGGATTTTATGGATGTAAAGAATGGATATTAGAAGCTAATAAAAGAAATATTAAATGGTGTATTAGTTCTTCTTTAGAAAGTAATATTGGTATTAATGCTATTTCTCAATGGACTTTTATTATAAATAAAAAATATGGATATAAAAATTGTAATCATGGATTAAATACAGGAATTTTATATATTAATAATTGGATTTCTTCTTTAGAAATTAAAAAAGGAAAAATTTGGTATAATCCATTTTTAAAATGGAATATTTTTTTTTAA